The following proteins come from a genomic window of Meles meles chromosome 1, mMelMel3.1 paternal haplotype, whole genome shotgun sequence:
- the LOC123952286 gene encoding small nuclear ribonucleoprotein Sm D3-like, with translation MSIGVPIKLLHEAEGHIVTCETNTGEVYRGKLIEAEDNMNCQMSNITVTYRDGRVAQLEQVYIRGSKIHFLILPDMLKNAPMLKSMKNKNQGSGAGRGKAAILKAQVAARGRGHGMGRGNIFQKRR, from the coding sequence ATGTCTATTGGTGTGCCGATTAAACTCCTAcatgaggctgagggtcacatcGTGACATGTGAGACAAACACTGGTGAGGTGTATCGTGGGAAGCTCATTGAGGCGGAGGACAACATGAACTGCCAGATGTCCAACATCACAGTCACATACAGAGATGGCCGAGTGGCACAGCTGGAACAGGTGTACATCCGTGGCAGCAAgatccattttctcattttgcctGACATGCTGAAAAATGCGCCCATGTTAAAgagtatgaaaaataaaaaccaaggctCAGGGGCTGGCCGGGGAAAAGCTGCTATTCTGAAGGCCCAAGTGGCTGCAAGAGGAAGAGGACATGGAATGGGGCGTGGAAACATCTTCCAGAAGCGAAGATAA